A genomic stretch from Mya arenaria isolate MELC-2E11 chromosome 10, ASM2691426v1 includes:
- the LOC128205986 gene encoding uncharacterized protein LOC128205986 has protein sequence MADVIGKKVAVILGVVLSLGVIVLTVVLCGAFFFFRPSSGQTGNQQLTQGSKNDSHIQNTTSGPIAVDTTQSGYSVSFLPGKVVGHVTFPLLTETSGICASRRYKDVLYTHNDSGGLNRIFALNGTSGDHLLTIYIEGATHQDWEDIAYGPCGTSSSAGGYCIFVADTGGNAGGLANTIFRIAEPQVDFSLNIGSELNVSLDSTLKFSWDQYDCETIMVDEQGEVYVISKVMSWNQPKLAHLPRHAWGTNQRVNVSMGVFLPELTSNRDNPTAGDISPDGTEVLLKTYQQVLYWHVPDRDYFRHMVRRPAVLPYIRERQGEAVCWDAASTGYYTLGEDVNATLYYYRRVG, from the exons atggCTGACGTGATAGGAAAGAAAGTCGCGGTTATCCTTGGTGTAGTGCTGTCACTTGGAGTTATAGTGTTGACAGTGGTCCTGTGTGGGGCATTCTTCTTCTTTCGACCCTCCTCAGGACAGACAGGGAACCAACAGCTCACACAGGGTTCCAAAAATGACAGTCATATACAAAACACGACTTCCGGACCAATTGCCGTAGATACAACACAATCAG GTTACAGTGTGTCGTTTTTGCCCGGGAAAGTCGTCGGTCACGTGACTTTTCCACTTCTCACAGAAACTTCTGGTATATGCGCGAGTCGCCGGTACAAAGATGTTCTGTACACACATAACGATTCAGGGGGTTTGAACAGGATATTCGCTCTTAA CGGTACTTCCGGCGATCATCTACTCACTATTTACATAGAGGGCGCCACGCATCAAGACTGGGAAGATATAGCGTACGGCCCCTGCGGTACCAGCAGCAGTGCAGGCGGCTACTGCATATTCGTTGCGGACACCGGAGGAAACGCAGGCGGTCTCGCCAACACCATTTTCCGTATTGCGGAGCCGCAGGTTGACTTTTCGCTGAATATCGGCAGTGAACTTAATGTGTCACTGGATTCAACTCTTAAATTCAG CTGGGACCAGTATGATTGTGAAACTATCATGGTAGACGAACAGGGCGAAGTTTACGTCATTTCAAAGGTCATGTCCTGGAACCAGCCAAAACTCGCACACCTTCCTCGTCACGCCTGGGGAACCAATCAGCGCGTGAATGTGAGCATGGGCGTGTTCCTGCCCGAGTTGACGTCAAACAGAGATAATCCAACTGCCGGCGATATTTCTCCTGACGGAACTGAG GTTTTGTTGAAGACCTACCAGCAGGTCCTGTACTGGCACGTGCCTGATCGGGACTACTTCCGGCACATGGTAAGACGGCCTGCAGTGCTTCCCTACATCCGGGAGCGACAGGGGGAAGCCGTCTGTTGGGATGCTGCTAGCACCGGATATTACACGCTTGGGGAGGACGTTAACGCGACGCTGTACTATTATAGGCGTGTTGGATGA